From the Wolbachia endosymbiont (group B) of Protocalliphora azurea genome, one window contains:
- a CDS encoding IS256 family transposase: MSQANRTTGLVDYKELETNILSSIREGRPLTGRDGALTPFIKRLLEASLEGEIESHMSAKSEENNRRNGRNAKTLRTSSGSFELLTPRDREGSFEPQIVKKRQTSLHPELEAKVLSTYASGMGYRDIASHVEEIYDHKISAAEISNITDKLLPIINEWRSRPLQSVYPIVFMDGMFFKVKEDGHCVSKCMYNILGINQNGRKEVLGFYLAESEGANFWLGVLNDLKERGVEDILIACVDGLKSFPAAINSVFPSAEVQLCIVHQIRNSLKYVSSKDVKVFMNDLKKIYRASSKEIAENYLLELEEKWGEKYPLVIKSWQNNWENLSSYFKYSGPVRKLIYTTNPIEGLHRQIRKFTKTKGSFTSTNALYKQVYCAIKKVEQRWIMALPNWALTMSQLDIFFPDRLKIELN, encoded by the coding sequence ATGAGTCAAGCAAATAGAACTACTGGTTTGGTAGATTATAAAGAATTAGAAACAAATATCCTGTCATCTATACGAGAAGGAAGACCATTGACAGGAAGAGATGGAGCATTAACACCGTTTATAAAAAGGCTGCTAGAGGCAAGTCTGGAAGGTGAAATAGAAAGCCACATGTCAGCTAAAAGTGAAGAAAATAACCGAAGAAATGGAAGGAATGCAAAAACTTTACGTACAAGTTCAGGCTCATTTGAACTATTAACACCAAGAGACAGAGAAGGAAGCTTTGAACCGCAAATAGTCAAAAAAAGGCAAACAAGCCTACATCCAGAACTTGAAGCAAAGGTCTTAAGTACATACGCCAGTGGCATGGGATACAGAGACATAGCTTCACACGTTGAGGAAATATATGACCATAAAATATCAGCAGCAGAGATATCCAATATTACTGATAAACTGCTACCAATAATCAATGAATGGCGCAGCCGTCCATTGCAATCAGTGTATCCAATAGTGTTCATGGATGGCATGTTTTTTAAGGTCAAGGAGGACGGACATTGCGTAAGTAAATGCATGTATAATATATTGGGTATAAATCAAAATGGCAGAAAAGAAGTATTAGGTTTTTATCTGGCTGAAAGTGAGGGAGCTAACTTCTGGTTGGGAGTTTTAAATGACCTCAAAGAAAGAGGAGTAGAAGATATTCTGATTGCATGTGTAGATGGGCTAAAAAGCTTTCCTGCAGCCATCAACAGTGTATTTCCCAGTGCAGAAGTGCAGCTATGTATAGTACACCAAATAAGAAATTCTCTGAAATATGTATCCAGTAAAGATGTAAAAGTTTTCATGAATGATCTGAAAAAAATATATCGTGCTTCAAGTAAAGAAATTGCTGAGAATTATCTGCTTGAGCTGGAAGAAAAATGGGGAGAAAAGTATCCTTTAGTTATAAAATCCTGGCAGAACAATTGGGAAAACTTATCCAGTTATTTTAAGTATTCTGGGCCAGTTAGGAAGCTGATTTACACCACTAATCCAATTGAGGGGTTGCATAGACAAATCAGGAAATTTACTAAAACTAAGGGTTCATTTACTAGTACAAATGCCTTGTACAAACAGGTATATTGTGCTATAAAAAAGGTAGAGCAAAGGTGGATTATGGCTCTCCCTAATTGGGCTTTAACTATGTCTCAACTTGATATTTTCTTTCCAGATAGATTGAAAATTGAGTTGAACTAA
- the uvrA gene encoding excinuclease ABC subunit UvrA, which yields MIRVKGAREHNLQGIDVNIPKNKLVVITGLSGSGKSSLAFDTIYAEGQRRYVESLSAYARQFLNIQDKPDVESITGLSPAISINQKSISKNPRSTVGTVTEIYDYLRLIYARIGIPYSPATGLPITKQTVSQIVDTITALPLETKVYIIAPIVRGRKGEHLKEILEIKKQGYVRLKINGEICDIDDLPKLDKNKKHDIFVIADRVSISDDIGNRLPSSIESALRLAHGLMYAEIVNLPDNHNSEYKNGQTLTFSENFACPESGFTLEEIEPRLFSFNSPYGACSSCNGLGKKLSVDAKLIVPDETLSISEGALKPIGSIFRQVHTNYGLLKNAILSLAENCKFSLDVPWKNIDQKVKDLILFGSREMKFQGLVSILERQMDYDASLIDRYCSVTDCKECAGYRLRKEALTVKIDEKHIGEISGLSVDESLDWFENLPDKLTEQHKQISNKILNEIIKRLTFLKNVGLNYLTLDRESSTLSGGESQRIRLASQIGSGLTGVLYVLDEPSIGLHQCDNDRLIATLKNLRDMGNTVIVVEHDEDTIMAADYVIDIGPGAGVNGGKVVAEGTPDQLQKNSESITGQYLSGKKEISISKRRKQTTQFIKVVNACENNLKNINVEFPIGNFICVTGISGGGKSSLVIETLYKYSAHKINHSSARHGQCDKIEGLEYIDKIIEVDQSPIGRTPASNPATYVGMFTHIRNWFAGLPESKARGYNIGRFSFNTRGGRCEACKGDGHLKTEMHFLPDVYVKCEQCRGQRYNRETLEVTYKGKSISDVLDMTIDQACDFFENLPMIKEKLISLQEVGLGYITLGQSSTTLSGGEAQRIKLSKELSKRFTGKTLYILDEPTTGLHFEDVNNLLKILHRLVDLGNTVIVIEHNLHVIKTADYIIDIGPEGGVKGGEVVAVGTPEKVAQTPKSVTGKYLKTYLLDQVSTIS from the coding sequence ATGATCAGAGTTAAAGGTGCAAGAGAGCATAATTTGCAGGGTATTGATGTCAATATACCAAAAAATAAGTTAGTTGTTATAACTGGACTAAGTGGTTCTGGTAAGTCTAGCCTCGCATTCGATACGATTTATGCAGAAGGCCAACGCCGATACGTCGAAAGTCTATCGGCTTATGCACGTCAATTTCTTAATATTCAAGATAAACCTGACGTTGAATCGATCACAGGCCTCTCTCCTGCAATATCAATTAACCAAAAATCGATCTCAAAAAATCCAAGATCAACTGTTGGAACCGTTACTGAAATTTATGACTATCTACGCTTAATATATGCGCGAATAGGCATTCCTTACTCACCCGCAACTGGATTGCCAATAACGAAACAGACTGTATCTCAAATTGTAGATACTATTACAGCATTACCTTTAGAAACTAAAGTATATATAATTGCTCCTATTGTACGTGGTAGAAAGGGAGAGCATCTAAAAGAGATACTGGAAATTAAAAAGCAGGGTTACGTAAGACTAAAAATAAACGGTGAAATATGTGATATAGATGACTTGCCTAAGCTCGATAAAAACAAGAAACATGATATTTTTGTGATTGCAGATAGAGTGTCCATATCAGATGATATAGGAAATCGACTACCAAGCAGTATAGAATCAGCATTGAGACTTGCCCATGGCTTAATGTATGCAGAAATAGTTAACTTACCTGATAACCACAATTCCGAGTATAAAAATGGTCAAACTTTAACTTTCTCAGAGAATTTTGCATGTCCTGAGTCTGGCTTTACTCTTGAAGAAATAGAGCCAAGATTGTTTTCTTTTAACAGCCCCTACGGTGCATGCAGTTCATGCAATGGGCTCGGTAAAAAGCTAAGTGTTGATGCAAAGCTAATAGTGCCAGATGAAACGCTCTCGATATCTGAAGGTGCTTTAAAGCCAATTGGATCAATATTCCGTCAAGTGCATACAAACTATGGATTGCTAAAAAATGCAATTCTGTCACTGGCTGAAAATTGCAAATTTAGTCTTGATGTTCCGTGGAAGAATATAGACCAAAAAGTGAAGGATTTAATACTTTTTGGCTCTAGAGAAATGAAATTTCAAGGTTTGGTCAGTATCCTAGAACGCCAGATGGATTACGATGCATCACTTATTGATAGGTATTGTTCTGTTACTGACTGCAAAGAATGTGCTGGCTATAGATTGAGAAAAGAAGCACTTACAGTGAAAATTGATGAAAAACACATAGGTGAAATATCAGGGCTCAGCGTCGATGAATCCCTTGATTGGTTTGAAAATTTGCCAGACAAGCTCACAGAACAACATAAGCAAATTTCAAATAAAATATTAAACGAAATAATCAAAAGGCTGACATTTTTAAAGAATGTAGGGCTAAATTACCTTACACTTGACCGTGAATCTAGCACTCTCTCTGGTGGTGAAAGCCAGAGGATCAGGCTTGCTTCGCAAATTGGCTCTGGTTTAACAGGAGTGCTATACGTGCTTGACGAACCCTCAATTGGCCTTCATCAATGTGATAATGATCGATTAATTGCCACACTTAAAAATCTGAGAGACATGGGTAATACTGTGATTGTTGTTGAACATGATGAAGACACAATAATGGCTGCTGATTATGTGATTGATATTGGTCCTGGAGCTGGTGTAAACGGAGGAAAAGTTGTTGCAGAAGGAACACCAGATCAGTTACAAAAAAATTCAGAGAGCATAACAGGACAGTATTTAAGTGGAAAGAAGGAAATTTCAATTTCAAAAAGAAGAAAGCAAACAACTCAGTTCATAAAGGTAGTTAATGCTTGTGAGAACAACTTAAAAAATATAAATGTTGAATTTCCTATAGGGAATTTTATTTGTGTTACTGGAATATCAGGAGGAGGGAAATCAAGTTTAGTGATAGAAACATTATATAAATACTCAGCACACAAGATAAATCATTCATCTGCAAGGCATGGTCAATGCGACAAAATAGAAGGCCTTGAGTATATAGATAAAATTATAGAAGTTGATCAATCGCCAATTGGTAGGACCCCAGCATCAAATCCAGCAACATATGTTGGTATGTTTACTCACATCAGAAATTGGTTTGCAGGTCTCCCAGAGTCGAAGGCACGAGGTTACAATATAGGCCGATTTTCATTTAATACCAGGGGAGGAAGATGTGAAGCTTGTAAAGGTGATGGGCATTTAAAGACCGAGATGCATTTCCTACCGGATGTTTATGTGAAATGTGAGCAATGTAGAGGACAGAGGTATAACCGAGAAACATTGGAAGTTACTTACAAGGGAAAATCAATTTCTGATGTGCTTGATATGACAATAGATCAAGCATGTGACTTTTTTGAAAATCTTCCAATGATAAAGGAAAAGTTGATTTCTTTACAGGAAGTAGGGCTTGGCTATATAACGCTTGGACAGTCGTCAACAACGTTGTCCGGGGGTGAAGCACAACGAATAAAGCTGTCTAAGGAACTATCAAAGCGATTTACCGGGAAAACATTGTATATTCTCGATGAGCCAACAACTGGGTTACATTTTGAAGATGTAAATAATTTACTGAAAATACTCCATAGGCTAGTTGATTTAGGAAATACTGTTATAGTTATTGAGCACAATTTACATGTTATAAAAACTGCTGATTACATAATAGATATTGGTCCAGAGGGTGGAGTAAAAGGTGGCGAAGTGGTTGCTGTAGGAACTCCAGAAAAAGTTGCACAGACTCCAAAAAGCGTTACAGGCAAGTATCTTAAAACATATTTATTGGATCAAGTATCGACTATTTCTTAA
- a CDS encoding ComF family protein, producing MNLLLLKKATDLIFPNVCVSCERIIDKSYDLCSECNKKINFLTKHYCNVCGVVIPDNIDTCGKCISNPSPFKVLRSVFAYDEHSKNMIINFKFFDNLNYVKVYAKWMYKANKDMFQNAEVIVPIPLHKIRLFKRKYNQAALLAKELSKLSNLSYTPFAIKRIRHTKPQAGLSLKQREKNLKNTFKVSNSEIIKNKIVILVDDVVTTGATARSCSQEILNSGAREVGVLSLARTV from the coding sequence ATGAATCTTCTCTTATTAAAAAAAGCTACAGATCTCATATTTCCAAACGTATGCGTAAGTTGTGAACGTATAATTGATAAAAGTTATGATTTATGTAGTGAATGCAATAAAAAAATCAATTTTTTAACTAAGCATTACTGTAATGTTTGTGGTGTAGTAATTCCAGATAACATTGATACATGTGGTAAATGCATCAGTAACCCTTCACCATTTAAAGTATTAAGATCAGTTTTTGCTTATGATGAACATAGCAAAAATATGATTATAAATTTTAAATTTTTTGATAATTTAAATTATGTGAAAGTCTATGCAAAGTGGATGTACAAAGCTAACAAAGACATGTTTCAAAATGCAGAGGTCATAGTTCCCATACCGCTACATAAAATACGCTTATTTAAACGTAAATATAATCAAGCAGCATTGCTCGCGAAGGAATTAAGTAAGTTATCTAATTTATCTTATACACCATTTGCAATAAAACGTATTCGTCACACCAAACCTCAAGCTGGTCTTTCACTTAAACAGCGTGAAAAAAATTTGAAAAATACTTTTAAAGTAAGTAACAGCGAAATTATCAAAAACAAAATCGTGATATTGGTTGATGATGTAGTAACAACTGGCGCAACCGCAAGGTCTTGCTCTCAGGAAATTTTAAACTCTGGTGCCAGAGAAGTGGGAGTGCTATCGCTTGCAAGAACTGTATGA
- a CDS encoding ankyrin repeat domain-containing protein, whose translation MNFENLKKILSAIDKDASVNKDNVINKIKEVLRREDTIAYQEWENKNFSINHTFIQSDPDAEFTLLIAAAASSCKDLVNVLLDRHADVHVEDENRETALHHAVYSRCVGVVNALLKKGADVNVKDRSGSTPLHYATIYELIDVVNALLKRGAGVNIKDGNGRTPLHYATIYKFIDVVNVLLKTGADINVKDENGSAPLHYATLSNHVEVVDALLAEGASVHVKDRNGSTPLHYAAKNGYLEIVDALLDRGADVYKKDSLQKTPLYYAIINHQEDTVESIKGFLKNKVVQGSVVVGGLVAMLGNFVTSTLFITETMEITLTSVTAAIAVSASTALTSGYVKYLMSKFDNEIKEIKERQNVMEGRQSLTEGWQSVDLQSIRIHNALS comes from the coding sequence ATGAATTTTGAAAATCTGAAAAAGATATTAAGTGCAATTGATAAAGATGCAAGTGTAAATAAAGATAACGTAATTAATAAAATAAAAGAGGTATTGCGAAGGGAAGATACAATAGCGTATCAAGAGTGGGAAAATAAAAATTTTAGTATAAATCATACATTCATCCAAAGTGATCCTGATGCCGAATTTACATTATTAATTGCAGCTGCAGCATCTAGCTGTAAGGATTTAGTGAATGTTTTATTAGATAGGCATGCGGATGTTCATGTAGAAGATGAAAATAGAGAGACTGCTTTGCATCATGCCGTTTATAGTAGATGTGTAGGTGTAGTAAATGCTCTACTAAAAAAAGGTGCTGATGTTAATGTAAAAGACAGAAGTGGTAGTACTCCTTTGCATTATGCTACTATATATGAACTCATAGATGTAGTAAATGCTCTACTAAAGAGAGGTGCAGGTGTTAATATAAAAGATGGAAATGGTCGTACTCCTTTACATTATGCTACTATATATAAATTCATAGATGTAGTAAATGTTCTACTAAAAACAGGTGCAGATATTAATGTAAAAGATGAAAATGGTAGTGCTCCTTTGCATTATGCTACTTTAAGTAACCATGTAGAGGTAGTAGATGCTCTGTTAGCTGAAGGCGCAAGTGTTCATGTAAAAGATAGAAATGGTAGTACTCCTTTGCATTATGCTGCTAAAAATGGCTATTTAGAGATAGTAGATGCTCTACTAGACAGAGGTGCAGATGTTTATAAAAAAGATAGTTTGCAGAAAACTCCTTTGTATTATGCCATTATAAATCACCAAGAAGATACGGTAGAGAGTATAAAAGGGTTTTTAAAAAATAAAGTAGTTCAAGGTAGTGTAGTTGTTGGTGGCTTAGTTGCCATGTTAGGGAATTTTGTAACATCGACGCTTTTTATAACCGAGACAATGGAAATTACATTAACATCTGTTACGGCAGCAATAGCTGTATCTGCATCAACAGCATTAACATCTGGTTATGTTAAATATCTAATGTCAAAATTCGATAACGAAATAAAAGAAATAAAAGAGCGACAAAACGTAATGGAAGGGAGGCAAAGCTTAACAGAAGGGTGGCAAAGTGTAGATCTACAAAGCATACGTATACATAATGCTCTTTCGTAA